The following coding sequences lie in one Chelonia mydas isolate rCheMyd1 chromosome 6, rCheMyd1.pri.v2, whole genome shotgun sequence genomic window:
- the KCNK13 gene encoding potassium channel subfamily K member 13, with protein sequence MTTPATVGGKIFLIFYGLIGCAGTILFFNLFLERLITVIAYIMKSCHERQLRRKGILPHDSRRGSGNSEVDSLAGWKPSVYYVMLILCVASLIISCCASAMYTPIEGWSYVDSLYFCFVAFSTIGFGDLVSSQNAQYESQGLYRFGNFVFIFMGVCCIYSLFNVISIVIKQSINWILKKLDCRCCPRCQRKFFRSRRNVVMPGNVRSRRNISIETDGVNESDTDGRRLSGEMISMKDFLASNKVSLAIMQKQLSETANGYPRQLNSSSKHNGFSGGVGALAIMNNRLAETSVDR encoded by the coding sequence CCACCGTTGGAGGAAAAATTTTTCTGATATTTTATGGCCTTATAGGATGTGCAGGGACCATtttattctttaacctgttcctgGAGCGCTTGATCACGGTCATAGCCTACATCATGAAATCCTGCCATGAGAGACAGCTGAGGAGAAAAGGGATCCTCCCTCATGACAGCCGACGGGGCTCAGGGAACTCTGAGGTGGACAGCTTGGCAGGGTGGAAGCCATCTGTGTACTATGTCATGCTCATTTTATGTGTAGCATCACTCATCATTTCCTGTTGTGCCTCTGCAATGTACACACCGATTGAAGGGTGGAGTTACGTTGACTCACTTTACTTTTGCTTTGTGGCCTTCAGCACTATTGGTTTTGGTGACCTGGTCAGTAGCCAAAATGCCCAGTATGAAAGCCAAGGCCTTTACCGATTTGGCAACTTTGTCTTCATATTCATGGGGGTTTGCTGTATTTATTCCTTATTTAATGTGATCTCGATTGTTATCAAACAGTCCATAAACTGGATATTAAAGAAGCTGGATTGCAGGTGCTGCCCCAGATGCCAAAGAAAATTCTTTAGGTCACGGAGGAATGTTGTGATGCCAGGGAATGTCCGGAGCCGGCGGAACATCTCCATTGAGACTGATGGGGTCAATGAGAGCGACACAGATGGACGCCGGCTATCTGGAGAGATGATCTCCATGAAAGACTTCTTAGCCTCCAACAAAGTGTCACTAGCTATCATGCAGAAACAGCTGTCAGAAACTGCCAATGGCTACCCAAGGCAGTTGAACTCTAGTTCTAAACATAATGGATTCTCTGGTGGGGTGGGAGCCCTAGCGATTATGAATAACAGGCTGGCAGAGACAAGTGTGgataggtaa